Proteins encoded by one window of Rutidosis leptorrhynchoides isolate AG116_Rl617_1_P2 chromosome 7, CSIRO_AGI_Rlap_v1, whole genome shotgun sequence:
- the LOC139858934 gene encoding F-box/kelch-repeat protein At3g06240-like, with product MSESSNQMRALNQLPTDLIESTLPLLPSKSLGRFKSVSKRWNSLISSPDFIKTHILNYTKNNPNLNPTHLILVLDDFESLYSLEIKQLNTLTTVTAKSLNLQVPLVRILGSCNGLLLYSDMDDNLCLVNPITPKTLKIPESGRESNDNLYGFGYDSSTDDYKVISISHMSVSNSDQHSSFVCVYSLRNNSWNMLLPNLPYYVHYPERSGVPLLNNNLHWLVTRRRSRRTIAAFSLAEEEFHEIGLPDSINFVRWMFSKLCALNGKLVVVLSANSYPPGPEYINELWVMEEYGVHESWKIRCILEDNMDYDFDFFAQVSNRDILLVKSDVPKISISKYDMDETRFTSVTVEVEGCQEEFVVGGTFVETLESFERFR from the coding sequence ATGTCGGAATCATCTAACCAAATGCGTGCCCTAAACCAGCTTCCAACGGATCTAATCGAATCAACTCTCCCTCTTCTGCCATCTAAATCCCTAGGACGTTTCAAATCGGTTTCAAAACGATGGAACTCACTGATTTCCAGTCCCGATTTTATCAAAACCCATATTCTTAACTACACCAAAAACAACCCTAATCTTAACCCCACTCACCTGATTTTAGTTTTGGACGATTTTGAGTCTCTCTACTCGCTCGAAATAAAACAACTCAATACTCTAACCACAGTTACCGCTAAAAGCCTGAATTTGCAGGTACCATTGGTTCGGATTCTAGGCTCTTGCAACGGACTTCTTTTATACAGTGATATGGATGACAACCTCTGTTTAGTTAATCCAATCACACCAAAGACCTTGAAAATTCCAGAATCTGGTAGAGAAAGTAACGATAATTTATATGGATTTGGTTATGATTCTTCTACGGATGATTATAAAGTAATCTCCATTTCTCATATGAGCGTTTCAAATTctgatcagcatagctcttttgtttgTGTCTATAGTTTACGTAACAATTCATGGAACATGTTGTTGCCTAATCTCCCTTACTATGTTCATTATCCTGAACGTTCAGGGGTACCGCTTTTAAACAATAATCTTCACTGGTTAGTAACACGTAGACGGTCAAGAAGGACTATTGCTGCATTTAGTTTAGCGGAGGAAGAATTTCATGAGATTGGGTTACCTGATTCAATTAATTTTGTTCGATGGATGTTTTCCAAGCTCTGTGCTCTTAATGGGAAATTAGTTGTTGTTCTGAGTGCTAATTCTTATCCACCTGGACCTGAATACATTAATGAATTATGGGTGATGGAGGAGTATGGGGTTCATGAGTCTTGGAAAATACGTTGTATCCTTGAAGACAATATGGATTATGACTTTGACTTCTTTGCTCAAGTCAGCAATCGGGATATTTTGTTGGTTAAAAGTGACGTGCCTAAAATTTCTATTTCTAAATACGATATGGATGAAACAAGATTTACAAGTGTAACAGTTGAAGTTGAAGGGTGCCAAGAAGAATTCGTAGTTGGTGGTACGTTCGTTGAAACTCTTGAATCGTTTGAACGTTTTCGTTAG